A single genomic interval of Cucumis sativus cultivar 9930 chromosome 7, Cucumber_9930_V3, whole genome shotgun sequence harbors:
- the LOC101207223 gene encoding major strawberry allergen Fra a 1.08, with amino-acid sequence MKSMKGEVLLNLPAQKAWQMYRDNDVVSKINPELLSRAEYVQGDGGPGTLRLFKLGPAVSSYVEESVEKIEKVETGRSVSYDVVGGELRKMYDPYKVTFTFTPVEGKEKEMCTAQWKAEYEPLTPAIPPPDKARDAALQFLQSFDKFQLSY; translated from the exons atgaagagCATGAAAGGAGAGGTGTTACTGAACCTGCCCGCCCAGAAAGCATGGCAGATGTACAGAGACAATGATGTGGTTAGTAAAATCAATCCTGAGTTGCTTTCTCGAGCTGAATATGTTCAAGGAGATGGTGGCCCTGGAACTCTTAGGCTCTTTAAGCTTGGCCCTG CTGTGAGCAGCTACGTGGAGGAATCGGTGGAGAAGATAGAGAAGGTAGAGACAGGTCGATCAGTGAGCTACGATGTGGTGGGAGGAGAGCTAAGGAAGATGTATGATCCATACAAAGTGACGTTCACATTCACTCCTGtggaaggaaaagagaaagaaatgtgCACTGCTCAGTGGAAAGCCGAGTATGAACCACTCACTCCGGCCATCCCTCCACCGGACAAAGCAAGAGATGCTGCTTTGCAATTTCTCCAATCCTTCGACAAGTTTCAACTCAGCTACTAA
- the LOC101207711 gene encoding uncharacterized protein LOC101207711 — MADNKEEEPETAPPQQAIPKSYSLFMKVMSKRRTWVCLFVLVYALLLSSSWNFLVSILSWYKSQVEASSSSFGWPAIYASLLLGGVFGVISMVAALAVMIPATLVTWIAIVVLLYFFGKPRRLLVVEGRKITKEIFGVVVKILLKEGNLVAAVCAVLGYFALFRKTNES, encoded by the coding sequence CAAGCAATACCCAAATCTTATTCATTGTTTATGAAAGTTATGAGCAAAAGGAGAACATGGGTATGTTTATTTGTTCTAGTTTATGCTCTTCTTTTGTCATCTTCTTggaattttcttgtttctatATTGTCTTGGTATAAATCCCAAGTGgaagcttcttcttcttcatttggGTGGCCTGCAATTTATGCTTCTTTGCTTCTTGGAGGTGTTTTTGGGGTTATTTCAATGGTGGCTGCACTGGCTGTGATGATTCCTGCTACACTTGTCACTTGGATTGCCATTGTTGTGTTGCTTTATTTCTTTGGGAAGCCAAGGAGGTTGTTGGTGGTGGAAGGGAGGAAGATCACCAAAGAGATTTTTGGCGTCGTGGTTAAGATTTTGTTGAAGGAAGGGAATCTGGTGGCTGCTGTCTGTGCTGTTTTGGGTTATTTTGCACTTTTTAGGAAGACTAACGAGAGTTAG
- the LOC101207471 gene encoding uncharacterized protein LOC101207471 — translation MVVPLGPGKFYGSSLPRPRYYSDVKFNDERVDPPTPVLDPLLSWANEAHWSMGGLSFNRLRLQGRIEGNVHKLRTEREKVAKKKLKAQKLDSAPKRSDPDAGADAHRQLKKARSVTPPPAPIATKRRRLMVLFEDEDDIGMEKEEIGVVKRRLVKKLGDDFDRVAAESKRSQLKGLKDRSSEINGVNESVMKIVEEINNENTKVKKTNIERKGKTGGNVESVSVSGSRSSPRLANKRALN, via the coding sequence ATGGTGGTTCCTCTCGGCCCCGGAAAGTTCTACGGCAGCAGCCTCCCTCGTCCCCGCTACTACTCCGACGTTAAGTTCAATGATGAGCGTGTCGATCCACCGACTCCAGTCCTCGATCCACTCCTTTCATGGGCTAACGAGGCTCATTGGTCAATGGGTGGTCTTAGCTTCAATCGCCTCAGGCTTCAAGGTCGGATCGAAGGCAATGTTCACAAACTTCGAACCGAGCGCGAGAAGGTTGCCAAGAAGAAGCTTAAAGCACAAAAACTTGACTCTGCGCCAAAGAGATCTGACCCAGATGCCGGAGCCGATGCCCATCGCCAATTGAAGAAGGCGAGATCTGTAACTCCACCACCGGCACCGATTGCAACCAAGAGACGGCGATTGATGGTTCTGTTTGAAGATGAGGACGATATTGGCatggaaaaggaagagattgGGGTTGTGAAGAGGAGATTGGTGAAGAAACTGGGAGATGATTTTGATCGGGTGGCTGCAGAGAGTAAGAGGAGTCAATTGAAGGGTTTGAAGGACAGAAGCTCAGAGATCAATGGGGTTAATGAATCTGTAATGAAGATCGTTGAGGagattaataatgaaaatactAAAGTAAAAAAGACCAACAttgaaagaaagggaaaaactGGTGGAAATGTCGAGTCTGTATCTGTTTCTGGGTCAAGATCTTCTCCCAGATTGGCTAATAAGCGTGCCTTAAATTGA